A genome region from Pseudomonas helmanticensis includes the following:
- a CDS encoding acyltransferase family protein has product MNSKRIMDIEVLRAIAVLGVLFHHLQGSLFTDPVPLLEKIHGWAQPWWGVDLFFAISGFVIARSLIPALQGCTTRQDYWQQTRNFWLRRAFRLLPSAWLWLALMLLACLFLNRSGAFGTLSANLQATLAGVFQYANFRFADSFFHYEYGSSFVYWSLSLEEQFYLLFPLLIVLCRKHLVWALLALVAVQLFTLRTPLLMVVRTDALALGVLLAMWSAQPGYQRWQPTFLRRPWAGVAALLVIAALLSFMATDRFTFANYRIGSIAVLSALLVWIASYNRNYLMPAGGVQRLLAWVGSRSYGIYLIHIPAYQLVRELIFRLQSAGLPSPAGHPIVTLLLAFGLIVLLSELNYRFIEMPMRNRGTALVKRLGTSPTAVPSSGATSC; this is encoded by the coding sequence ATGAACAGCAAACGGATCATGGACATTGAAGTCCTGCGCGCGATTGCCGTGCTGGGTGTGCTGTTTCATCACCTGCAAGGCAGTCTGTTCACCGATCCGGTGCCGCTGCTGGAAAAAATCCATGGCTGGGCGCAACCGTGGTGGGGCGTCGATCTGTTCTTCGCCATCTCCGGATTTGTCATCGCCCGCAGCCTGATCCCGGCGCTGCAAGGCTGTACGACTCGCCAGGACTACTGGCAGCAGACGCGCAACTTCTGGCTGCGCCGGGCATTTCGACTGTTGCCGTCGGCATGGTTATGGCTGGCGCTGATGTTGCTGGCGTGCCTGTTCCTGAATCGCTCAGGAGCGTTCGGCACGCTGTCCGCCAACCTGCAAGCGACGTTGGCGGGCGTCTTCCAGTACGCCAACTTCCGCTTTGCCGACAGCTTCTTTCATTACGAATACGGCAGCAGTTTCGTCTATTGGAGTCTGTCGCTGGAGGAGCAGTTTTACCTGCTGTTCCCGCTGCTGATCGTGCTGTGCCGCAAGCATCTGGTCTGGGCTTTGCTGGCGCTGGTCGCGGTGCAGCTATTCACTTTGCGCACGCCGCTGCTGATGGTGGTGCGAACCGATGCGCTGGCACTCGGCGTGTTGCTGGCGATGTGGAGTGCGCAACCTGGTTATCAGCGCTGGCAGCCGACGTTCTTGCGTCGACCGTGGGCCGGGGTTGCGGCGTTGCTCGTGATCGCAGCGCTGTTGAGCTTCATGGCCACCGACCGTTTCACTTTTGCCAACTACCGCATCGGTTCGATCGCTGTGCTCAGCGCGCTGTTGGTGTGGATCGCTTCGTACAATCGCAATTACCTGATGCCGGCCGGTGGCGTTCAGCGTTTGCTGGCCTGGGTGGGCAGTCGTTCCTACGGTATTTATCTGATCCACATTCCGGCCTATCAACTGGTGCGTGAGTTGATCTTCCGGTTGCAAAGCGCCGGCCTGCCAAGCCCGGCCGGACATCCGATCGTCACGCTGTTGCTGGCGTTCGGGCTGATCGTGCTGCTCAGTGAACTCAATTACCGCTTCATCGAAATGCCTATGCGCAATCGCGGTACCGCGCTGGTCAAGCGCCTCGGTACCTCGCCAACCGCCGTCCCATCCTCTGGAGCCACCTCATGCTGA
- a CDS encoding class I SAM-dependent methyltransferase produces MLSLLKKLTAGTPAPAPAQPVAATAEKTDPYMLGLHDAMLSGWFNQETGELFKGFPVSADDTLLDVGCGDGGNVHFCGMRGAKIIIADIDGAKVEATRQRLSDTPARDIECHVTDCNPLPIADATATRVVSTEVIEHVDDPAQFLAELVRVGKPGALYLLSVPHPSSEDLQKDIAAAEYFQKPNHIRIISEEQFKAMVSEAGLEVISHSQYGFYWSMWMLLFWEAKVDFSNPDHPLLNHWADTWKTVLDSPRGAQIKQALDAVVAKSQVIIARKPTASL; encoded by the coding sequence ATGCTGAGCCTTTTGAAGAAACTCACGGCGGGCACGCCGGCACCCGCCCCTGCGCAGCCTGTTGCGGCGACCGCCGAGAAAACCGACCCGTACATGCTTGGCCTGCACGATGCGATGCTCAGTGGCTGGTTCAATCAGGAAACCGGCGAGCTGTTCAAAGGTTTTCCGGTGAGTGCCGACGACACGCTGCTCGACGTCGGCTGCGGTGACGGTGGCAACGTGCACTTCTGCGGCATGCGCGGGGCGAAGATCATCATTGCCGACATCGATGGCGCCAAGGTCGAAGCCACCCGTCAGCGCCTCAGCGATACCCCGGCGCGGGACATCGAATGCCATGTCACCGATTGCAATCCGCTGCCGATTGCCGATGCCACGGCGACTCGCGTGGTCTCTACCGAAGTCATCGAACACGTCGACGATCCGGCGCAGTTTCTCGCCGAACTGGTGCGCGTCGGCAAACCTGGGGCGCTGTACTTGCTGAGCGTGCCGCATCCAAGCTCCGAAGACCTGCAGAAAGACATCGCTGCGGCGGAGTACTTCCAGAAGCCCAACCACATTCGCATCATCAGCGAAGAGCAGTTCAAGGCGATGGTCAGCGAAGCGGGGCTGGAGGTCATAAGCCACAGTCAGTACGGTTTTTACTGGTCGATGTGGATGTTGCTGTTCTGGGAAGCCAAGGTCGACTTCAGCAACCCCGATCACCCGTTACTCAATCACTGGGCCGATACCTGGAAAACGGTACTGGACTCGCCGCGTGGCGCGCAGATCAAGCAGGCGCTGGATGCCGTTGTCGCCAAAAGCCAGGTGATCATCGCCCGCAAACCCACGGCATCCCTGTAG